ACATTTCAAATCTTTATGGCTGTTTACGGTTTTAAAATTTAGTTTATTATGATCAAATTTACCGGTATTTTTCCAATCAGTCTGATTATGACAATCCAAACAATTTTTACTCAATTGATTATTATGACGATCTTCATGGCAGTCTAGACAAGTAACATCTTTATCAGAAATATAAAACTTATGCTCTTTTTTATGGCATTTACTACACTCTTTATCCTTGTGAGCCTCAACTAGTTCATATTTTGCCAATCTTGTATGGTCGAAATTGTCTGCAATCTTAAAATTTTTCTGATTATGGCACTTCAGACATTCATCACTTAATGTATTTTTATGAACATCCTCATGGCAGCTTTGACAAGTGGAAAATTTCAATTTTCGATTAACTTTATGGCATTCAAAACATTTTAAATCTGCATGAGTATCCACTAGTTCGTAATTTGATACTTTCTTATGGTCAAAAGGTTTTAAATCTTTAAATGATGTTTCCTTATGACATAATTGACAATCTTTATCCTTAGTATCGAAAACATTTTGGTGGTTTGATTCATGACAAGATGAGCAAGTTTTTTTATCAAGCTTGTACTCTCTGGTTTCATGGCAAGTATTACAACTTAATGTTCTATGAACATCAACAAGTTTAAAACCTGTCGTATCATGATTAAAAATTTCTGGTTGAAAAAATGTTTTATCAAAAACACTGTGGCAAGCTTCGCATTTATTGCCAAGTTTTCCTTTATGAGGCTCATCTTTTCCGTGACAATCAATACAATTTTTCTTTTCAGTTTTAAATTTATATTCAGAGTGACACTTAAGACAAGTTAGCTTAGTATGAGAACCCAAAATATCAAATTTATCATGTTTAAAACTATCATTCATTTTCTTGAAACTATTTGTATTATGGCATCTCTCACAATCATTATCAAACTCTTTATCATGTTTACTTTCATGGCATGTATGACAATTTGTAGACTCTACCATATACGTGGAATCACTTTTTGTATGGCAATTATTACAATTAACTCTAATATGATTTCCAGTAAGTTTATATCCTGTTTCATCATGATTAAAGGATCCAATATTCAAATTTCTAGAATCATAATCTATTCCATGATGGTCAGAATGACACTTAAAACAATCCTCTTTCTTATCTTTATGATAACCTTTATTTTCGTCAATTCTCTTCTTTAAAACTTTATGACATGCTAAACACAAATCTTCAGATAAAGTTTTTTCAGAGGTGTGACATAATGAACAGCTATCCAGCGTATCGTAAGCAGAATGAGACTTTGTCAATTTTCCTGGACTGAAAATACTTGAAATTCCCAGAACTGTCAGGATGAATATGAATAGAATTATTTTTTTCATAGTAGATTTATATAGTTATACCCAACTTTAAAACTTATTAATATATGAACTATCAACAAGATAAACATTATTATCGTTGCGACAATGTGAATTATATGCCATGACTTTAGAAGATTTCTATAACAAGTGAATCTAAAATATTGAAAATAAAGGACAGCAATTTTTTGCTCATCTTCACTGGTTATTCCTAAAGATTTAAAAAATCTAACCATACCAAACAAGACTGATTTTGGAATTTTCCTGGAGTCTTTTATCTTTTCTAATCTATTTAGTAAATTTTGCAAATTTTCTTTATCTTCTGAATTTAAAATAATATGCTCTGCTTTAGCTAGAAACTCCATATGACTTTCATCGTAGAAAAAGAAAAATGAAAGTTTAGTGTAAACATATCTTCCCAATGCACCAGTAAGCACAGCAAGTAGTGTCGCTAAAAAAAGATAGAAAGCTAAAGTCTCACTATTAAATTTAAACGCAGTATGCCAAATGATCAGAACAAAAGCCATTACACCCGTCGTCATATGAATCTTTAGATTTCGTTCCAGATTAAATTTTTCGTATCGTTTAAATCTTCTGATATAAACATAAAATAGGTTTATTAAAAAAAGTAAAGTCCCCACAATTCCAAGCATATGACCAACAAGTCCGCCGGGTTTAAGAAAAAAATGTAGATCATTTTGAAGTCTCTGTTCGATCGGAGTTGAATAGTAGTTATAAAACATAAAAGCAGGAACAACCGTTATCATAATAAATAGAAGTGAAAGTAGATAGTATTTCAAATTATCAAACGGTTTAAAATCCTCTTCACAACCTTCAATTAAAGCTCCAGTAGGACAAGCAATTATACAGGATTTATTTTCAAAACCTTTACACAAATCACACTTCATAACAGAGTCAGCTCTCCCACGCTTTTCTCTATTGTTAAATACTGCCGAAAGAACACCATTCGAACATTTCTTAACACACAACGTACAGCTAATACATTTGGAATAATCAATTATAGGAATCTGTTTTTCATCGTCAATTGTAATGCATTTTACAGGACATGATGCCATACATGCATGATCTTCACAGATAAGACAATTTACAGTTTTACGTATGAATCCTACTTCTTCACCATATGGAATACGTCTATTTTGTCCGTGTCTATCAGCACAAGCTGTTTCACAAAGTCCACAATCTATACATCTGTCAGTTCTGCAATATATTATATTTTTTCTACTCATTCCAATTCACCTGATTATGACAAGTATAGCATGCTGTATCTTCAGTTGGTTCATGATGAGAATTAAAATCATCCTCATGACAATAGAAACAGATCAATTTATTATCTTCTGGCGGTATTCCCAAGTGACATGTCGAGCAACTGTAAGTTGCATGTTCACCCTCAATTACAAAAGAGTGACTATAATTTTGTACATTCCAATTATCCAGATCGGTATGACAATCAAGGCAATTTGAATTATTTTCAAAGTATTGGTGAATCTCATTTTGATCTTCTCCAATGTGACAGTTCAGGCAAACATTACGATTGTCTATATAATTATCAAAATGGCAGGCTATACAAGTATAAATTTGATGATATTCGCCAATTACAAGTTTAGTATGAGTGTAATTTTGAACATACCAGTCTGAATCATTATGGCAAGTTTCACATGATGAACTGAAAAGATTTGTGAAATGATTTACATAACTGTCGCTTCCTGGACGTTCTGTAGCATGACAATTTATACACTGCTTACCGATATTATGATAATCTACTGTGTATTCAGTCATTTGATGACATTCATAACAAGTAGTTTGAATATTGTTTAATTTGTGATTTGGAACTTTAGCCGTATCGTACATCTCTGTATGACATGAAATACACTGAATATTTTTGTATTCAGAATCATCTATATGGCAGACATTACAATCCTCAACAATATGCCTACCCAATTGCTCTTCAGTGTGATAATCCTGAGGAGATAAATTGTTTTTGACTTTTTCACCATCTATACATGAGATTGTAAGCGATATAAGTATAAGATATATTATAATTTTCATTTATGATCCAATGAATACTTGAAAGTAATATTTGCTATCTGTCTTGCATGTTTTGCAGTATCAATTACAGTATCAAACCCAAAAATAAGCTTAAAATTTTCAGTTTTCCATATACCTGATATTCTTGGCATTATTGTTAATACGATATCCGTATAATCACTGGAATTTGAAGATTCTGTAACTAATTCAAGCCCAGCCCTTAAAAGAAAATTTCTAGAAAATTTCTCCGTTACTCCAGTTTCAAAATCAATATAATCACACCAATTATTACTTCCTGCAATAATGTCAGAATACATATCATAACCAAAAATAAATTTGTAAATTTCAGAATTTACACCAAACTCCACAAATTTATATTCGCCATCTCTGTATTTTGAGTTTACGTTTAAATTGAATTTCTCGAAAGGAATGTAGGTTGATAAACCATAAGTAGAAAATCTTGATTTAGAATAGATCGTATCATTTATTGCATCTGTAAAATACAATTGATTTGAATAATCTGTTCTAAGAATAAATCTATCAAAATCGTATGAGATTTGAGCACTACCATTCTTTAAATTACTATCGCTGAAATTGTAATTAAAAATTCCTGAAAAACTTTTCTCTGAATCGTTGTAGTTTAAGAAATTACAGAAATAGTATTTCCCTTGGTCTTTATTTAAAGAAGTATTAAAACCTATTAACTCTGATGAAATTCTAACTCCGGTGAAAAAATTTGTTACATCTGCACTAAACTTATCATAATCCACACTACTTCCCACACCTGTATAGAAACCTAATTTATCAGTACCATAAGGTTCGCTAAAAATATAAGCTCCATCATACAAGCCTGATATGGAAGGTAAAGGTATAAAATATCTACCAAGTACCATTGTATAATGTTTTTTAATTAAACTCATTTCTAGTTTCTTGACTTGAAAGTAGTTGTCATTATAAGTTTCTGTAATTTTGTTTTTGAAGAATAAATCATAGTCATAAACTACATTTTCTCCGTAAAATCCATCAGATTTAAAACCTAATCCAGGGGACAAATAGTAATTGGATCTACTATCAATACTAAAGCCGGACTTTGAATAGAACTCCAAATTTCCGGCTAAAATAATATTTACGAATATTAGAACAAGAAATAATTTCACTATTTAACCAGTATCATCTTTCTTGAAAGTTCCTGATTTATTCCAGAAAATTTAACGAAATAAACACCACTTATTAATCTACTTCCATCAAAATTGAAAGAGTGTATTCCTGAGCTTAGTTTACCATTATAGACTTCTGCAACGATTTCTCCTTTTGCATTTACAACATTGAGTTTACCATAATCTTCCACATCAGATTTAAGTTCAATCGTTGTAGTTGGATTAAAAGGATTTGGATAGTTTGAAATATTCATATTGGAAGCCAAATTCTCATCAATACCAACAGGATTAACAAGTATATCAATGTTTTCACTTTGCTCATAATCGTTATTACCTACAAATGCGTAGGCTTTTAAAGTATAAGTTCCAGCGGTTTCAGGAGCTTTTAATGTCCAAGTCCAAACCAGACTTCCATCAGCTCTTTCGTTGTAATTAAATTTTGTAGTATTGCTATTAGGATCTTCAATTATTTCCCAACCTTTATTTTGAGGCATGTCAACAGTAGAACCATCAACGCTCATAAGATACACACCCATAATTTTACCAGCACCAGGATGGAACGGAGGATTGTAGCCAGGAGCTACTTCGTAAGTAAAGGTTATCTCTTCATTTATGTTTACTTCTACTTGTGTTGTTGTTAATACTAAGTTTTTTTGACCATTTGAAGGTCCTGAAGAGTGACATGATCTACAGTATTGATTACCATACTTGTCAGTCAGATAACTTCCGTTCCAGTTTCCAGGAACATTACTGCCATTTGTGTAATGATTTGCATAGCCAAATGCAAAACCAACTAAAGCTACTATTGCTATTGCGATTATTTTCACTTTTGATCCCCTTTTTCTCTCTAATAACGTGGTAATTAAATAAATATTTTAAAAAAGTATACAAAAAAAATATTTAATTTTACATCTAGTTTATTAACTAAAAAAATAAATTCTGGTTACAATGATTTTAGCATTTTCATTTAATTAGTATAAAACTAGACTAAATCTGTCAATTATTTTGTTGGCTTTGTAACATATATTACATTAAAGATTAAATCAATAGCTTATAATTTGATCATAAACTACGAAAGGAGAACAAAATGATAAGAGAAATGGTAAAGATAGATAATGATAAATGTGATGGATGTGGATTATGTGTTCCAAATTGTCATGAGGGAGCATTGCAAATAATTGATGGTAAAGCAAGATTGATATCTGACCTAATGTGTGATGGTTTGGGGGCATGTATTGGACATTGTCCTCAAGGAGCTATCACGATTGAAAAAAGAGAAGCTATGCCATACGATGAGATTAAGGTATTAAAAGACAACATTATACCTGCTGGTAAAAATGTGTTAAAAGCTCATTTAGAACATCTACATGAGCATGGAGAAACTGAATATCTAAATGAAGCATTAAATTTTCTTAAGTCTGAAAATATAAATATTCCAGATTATAAAGCAGTAAAATTATGCTCAAGTGGTGGTTGTCCTGGCTCTGCAATAAAGGAGATAAAAAGAGAATCTGATGATTCAGTTAATGCAGAGACTCCATCAGAATTGACTCAATGGCCAGTTCAGTTACATTTAGCAAATCCAGCAGCTACCTATTTTAAAAATGCAGATCTTTTAGTTGCAGCAGATTGTACTGCTTTTACAATTGGTAATTTTCATTCAAAATATTTGAAAGGTAAAAAACTTGTAATTGCTTGTCCAAAACTGGACTCAAATCAAGATGTTTATCTGAGAAAAATTAAAGCACTAATTGATCAAGCAGAAATCAATACATTAACAGTAATGATTATGGAAGTTCCATGCTGTGGAGGTCTTGTTCAGCTAGTCAAAAATGCTGTAAATGATTCAAAGAGAAAAGTACCTGTAAAATTAATCATTGTTGGTATAGAAGGTGTAATTAAAAAAAATGAATGGATTTAAAGAATTTGTTTAAGTTAAAAGTGCAATATTATAAAATGTTCTTTTTTGATACTCAAAATTAAATAATATCAATAAATTAAAACAAAATTGAAAAAAACCGATCAAGTGATTGGTTTTTTTCAATTTAAATAATGAGATTACTACTTTTACAAGAACTATATTGAATATTTCATAGTAATACTTTTTATGAAAATGAATTCTGCTTAAACGTTTCACTTATTAGAAAGTAACAGTATAAGTTTTCATTTGTTATACTCAGTTACCATCTATTTGGGATTAAAAACTTTTTGTTTTTTCTCTTGTAATTTTACAATATTCTGAACTTATTACAAAAAAATTCAGGGGAGGATTGATGATTAGGATTGTGTTCTTTTTGCTTATATCTATTTCGCTTTTTGGTAATAGTTTGGAGCAAAAGATAGATAAATATTCTGGAAAAAATGGTGAACAGCTTAAGAAGCTTCAAAGTGAAGTTAAAAATGATGAAAAAGTTTCTTCTGCTATAAGTTTTCTACTAGAGAATATGGCTCCAAATGACATTGGTACTATCACTGCTGAATATCTACTAACAAATGTAAAATCAGCTTTGGAAAGTAGAAAACTGGAATTCAATAATTATTATGATGATGCAATTTTCAGGCATTTTGTGTTACCATATAGAGTCTCCCAAGAACCACTGGAAGATTATCGTGACAATTTTTACAAAGAACTCTTTCCAATTGTTAAAGATTGTAAAAATGTGGAAGAAGCTGTTGTACTTGTAAATTTATGGATAAATGAAAAGCTTCATTTCAAATATACTTCTGGAAGAGATGCTGGTCCATTAACATGTATCAGACATGGATGGGGGAGATGTGAAGAATACATGATATTATTTATAGCTGCCGCCAGATCCGTTGGAATTCCTGCACGTACTGTTTCAGCTCCATTTTGGAATTTTACCGATAATAATCACGCCTGGGTGGAGGTCTATACTCCTGAAGGTTGGAAGTATCTTGGAGATGATAATATTTTAAATGACAATTGGGTCGGTCATACTGCAAGAAGAGCAACATTGATAACTTCAGAAGCTTTTGGCGATTACAAAAGTGATGAAACTGTTCAAAGCAAAAATGGGGCAACTCTTTTAAGTTCAATCAAAAACTATACTTTTGAAAAGAAATGCAGTATTCATGTTTTTGATGTGAACAACAAGCCTCTTTCAGATGCAAAAGTTACTATTTATGGTGCTTCTTATGGCGGTTTGTTTCCAATGCTAAATACTGAGAGTGATGAAAATGGAAATGTTACTGTGCCTATGGGCACTGGAACAGTCTATATAACAGCTTCAAAAGATGGTAAAATTGCTGGCGGTGTATTGGATATGATGAATAGTGAGAATCCAGAACTTTCACTTAAGTTATTAAATAATAAACTGGAAATACAAGATTTCAATTTTATGTTTCCTATGCCTGAAGAACTTAAAAAAGAGTTTCCAAAAAGTAAGTATCATTTTGAGGATAAATTTTCTCTAATGAAAAAGTTAATGGAAAGAACAAGAGATTTTGATCAATTGAAAAACAGAAAAAGTTTAAGATTTTTAGAATATTATGAGATTCTTTACAAAGATAAACCATATGATCAAAAGAAAGAGTTTATGGAAAAATGCGATAATCTCCATTTAGCATCAGATGATTACTTGAAATTATTTGATGAGATAAAAGATGATTCTCTGTCTTTAAAAATTCTTATAAACAAAATTCTTGTTAGTTCTACTAAAGATTTAACAGAAATCCCAAACTATAATAAGATTAAAGACGATCTTTATGTTTTGAAAAATGGCTTTGAAAGATTTTCTAAAAACTATACCGATTCTATTTTTATAAAAAATGTGATTACAAGTGGTTCTCCATCGCTGGCAATTGCAAAAAATGGATGGGAACTTGAATTTTCAAAAAAACTACTAAGTGTTCTAGATAAGGATATCTCTAAATCGGCTGAAAAGATTAAAAAATGGGTAGATGAAAATTTAAAAGAAGATGAAGATTATGAATGGAGCTATTTTAGCGGAGCAATAAATCCATTAAATATTCTAAATATTGTGAATGTTCCAAAGGGTTATATGACAAAAGTTCTTTGGGAGGGTTTGAGATTATCTGGTATTCCTGTGAGATGGGAAGGTAGAATAGAATATTATGATGGTAAAGAGTTTAAAGCTTTTGAAAATAACGAATCTAAAAAAGATGTTAAGGAAGAGAAGCCAGAATTATTAGTCAATGTCTCAGTTGATGGTGTTGATGTAAAGGCTGAACCTTTTGCAAATTTCCTTATCCTTAGTGATGATGGCGGATCTTTATACTACACATATTTTGATGGCGAACCAAAAGAAAATAGTTTTGCTTCTTATTACTTAAAAAAAGAGAATATTAACTATTACTTAATTGGGTCTACTAGAAACGATAATGGTGATGCCAATTTAAAAATTATCCCTCTTACTGGTGATGAAAAAGAAGTTAAAATTGAATTAACTACACCTAAAGTCCATACAGATCAAAGTACAACTTTCAGTGAAGAGACAATTGCAAAAGTTAAAGATATGACTAAAGGGATGGAAGGTAAAAAAATTGTTATAGTTCGAGGTGAAACAAAGATTGAACCTGAAATTCGTATGATTGATCATGTGTTTAACAGAATGGAATCATTCAAAAAGAATAATGTGAAAATTGCTGTATATTCTACAGATCGTGATAATAAAGACCTTCTTGAAAGAGAAAGTTCCCTTGTGTCATTGACCGGTAGTAGCATAGCCCCAGAAATCTCATATTTAAATTATCCGCTAATATTCCTTCTTGATGAAAACAATGAGCTCATCTTCTCATATAAAGGATATAATATGGGTATTGGTCAATTACTGGAAACAAAAACAAAGAAATAAAAATTCAATTTTAATAAAATCCCCGTTACTTCGGGGATTTTTTATATCACAACGATTCCAACTTTTACTTTCTCTAAATTCGCTAAATCGCTACCTTTATATAATTCATCATAGATTATCTGATTTTCAGTATTGGAAAATGTAATATCAAAAGTAAAATCAGATTCATTTAGTTGATTGAATAAGTTAGTGACTTGGCTTTCCTTTAGTATTGTATCAATAAGTAAGCAGTCCGGTTCAAAGTCTGTTAAATTTGCTGTGTACTTGTTAAACTCTGTAATTGATTTCAAAAAATATACTGTTCTAAATTTATCAATTAAACTAAGTTTGTTCAAATCCCCGCTGACAATGGTAATAAGGTTATTGGTAATTCTCTTACTCATGCTATAGTAAAGATCATTAGCGGGAAAGGTAAACTCATTGGAAAGTTCTATAAAACTCTCAATTTTTTTTACTATAAAATTATCAGGTTCAAAAAGGATAATTTCTGGGATTGTAAATGGATTTGCATGTGTAAATTTAGTAATAACTTTTTTAATAAAGTCATGCTCTGAAATGATAGTTTCTGTAAAAATAAGTTGATAAGGCGATGTTACTTTATCTATAAAATTGAAAATTCGCTCATCTATCTTTGTTATTATTATTTTTTTGAAGTAAGTACCTGCTATTTCGCCTTTGTAAGAACAATCAAAGTCAGGGTCAGGATAAAATTCTATTTCAAATTTATCGGCTGCATATTCCATAAGATTTTGGATAGAAGTAGAATCAAACTCAGGAGTTTTCAATATTGTATATGGACCATGTTCCTGATAAACTAAAGATAGATCATTAGCTTTCTTTCTAAAATCTGTCCCAGGTAAAATTGATAAGGGAAAAACTTGAATGTTGTCATAAAATTCATGTTCGTAAACAAAGTCTACGCTTTTGACAAATCCTTCTGGAGTGTCTCCAGGCAATCCTAAAATCAGATCGACCTTTGGAGAAATCTCATATTTTTTTAGCAAGTTAACACCACGTGTAAATTCAGTTAGATCACATGCTCTTTTCATCAATTTAAGAGCAGTAGGGTTTGTGGACTGTAAACCGATTTCAAATTCTTTAAAATTTGCTTTTTTAAACTTGCTTACCAAATCCTCATTTAATTTTTCGACTCTAAGTTCACTGTAAAATGATAAACTCTTTTTATCATTTAGTTCAATAATCTTGTCTAGCAGGGATTGGAGGTCTTTCCTTACATTAAGAGAAGGATCAAGAAGGAAAATATCATTAATTTTGTTTGATTTAGCATAATTAATGACTTCAACTATATTGCTCTCAGGAATGAAGATACTTTTTTTTGAAGATTTATTGTAGAAACAAAATGAGCAATTGTAAGGGCATCCTCTTTGAGTTTCAATATATATACAATTATCAATTTTTGGATTAACAATATTCTCACTGTAAATTTTATTGTACTCGACAGATTTTTTAGATATTGAATTATTTATGAGCTTGAAGAATTGTTCTTCGCCTTCTCCATAGACGAGAAAATCATAAATATTTGAATATTTTTCTAAATTATAATTGTCATGAGTAATTTCTGATCCACCAAAAACTATTTTACATTTCAGTTTTTCTTTCAAAATTTTAGCTATGTATGCTGATTTTTCCAGATTCCAGCAAAATATTGAAAATCCAATCAGATCAGGATTTAAATCTTTTATATGATTTATTAAAGCACTGTCGGAGAGATAAGTAGAAAACTCCTGATCGATTACCGTTATATTATTAGTTTTACAATATGATTTAATGCTTGAAATTCCAATTGGGATATTTGCAGTTTTGAACCCAAATGTAAATTGAGGAATTGGAAGTTGGATTAAAAGTACATTATTAAACAATACTTTACCACTAGCTTTCTGCAGGAGGCATAATTATAGCTAAAATTATGTATATCATAAGACCCGGGAAAGCCGCAGATAGGATAGATAGTAGAACATAAGCAATCCTGACAAGTGTTACATCCCATCCCAACCATTCAGCTATGCCTGCACAAACACCAGCAACTATAGAATTATATGATTTTTTTAATTTCATTTGAACCTCAATTTTATGCTTTACGACTTGAATAATATAATTAAATTTGGATGATTTGTGATAATATTTTTCAATTTAAATCATATGTCTGTTTAAGTTGTTTGTCACATTTTCCGGTTAAAATTATTGATGTTTAACTGTAAATTAACAACAAGTTTAAATATTGCGATAAAATTAAAGATAAAGATTGCTATATCAATTATGAATACAAGAGGCACACAGCTGTGTGTCTCTACATCTTTTCCATAGAACAATTGTTTGTATTCTTCTTCATTAAGGATTATTCGGTGCTAAAATTCTATAAGAAACCAGCGATTTCATCGCTGGGAAATGGGACTGACTTTTTACTAAAAAGTCAGACAAAAAGGTCAATCTTTTTATAAAGATTGATCAAAATCGGTATCAATTTAAGAAAGAATGCTGTTACTCTACCATTCAAATGCTACGTATTTGAACCGGCTCCAGCAATTACCTTGCTTCGCAAGGATAAGCCTACGCCGGTGCAAGATACCTTTGAGATTGTATTTTTTTTAGGAGAAGAGGAATTTTCTTCTCTTCAAAACCATACTCTTAACCTGTAACTTTTC
This genomic stretch from Candidatus Delongbacteria bacterium harbors:
- a CDS encoding T9SS type A sorting domain-containing protein, which produces MKIIAIAIVALVGFAFGYANHYTNGSNVPGNWNGSYLTDKYGNQYCRSCHSSGPSNGQKNLVLTTTQVEVNINEEITFTYEVAPGYNPPFHPGAGKIMGVYLMSVDGSTVDMPQNKGWEIIEDPNSNTTKFNYNERADGSLVWTWTLKAPETAGTYTLKAYAFVGNNDYEQSENIDILVNPVGIDENLASNMNISNYPNPFNPTTTIELKSDVEDYGKLNVVNAKGEIVAEVYNGKLSSGIHSFNFDGSRLISGVYFVKFSGINQELSRKMILVK
- a CDS encoding 4Fe-4S binding protein, with the translated sequence MSRKNIIYCRTDRCIDCGLCETACADRHGQNRRIPYGEEVGFIRKTVNCLICEDHACMASCPVKCITIDDEKQIPIIDYSKCISCTLCVKKCSNGVLSAVFNNREKRGRADSVMKCDLCKGFENKSCIIACPTGALIEGCEEDFKPFDNLKYYLLSLLFIMITVVPAFMFYNYYSTPIEQRLQNDLHFFLKPGGLVGHMLGIVGTLLFLINLFYVYIRRFKRYEKFNLERNLKIHMTTGVMAFVLIIWHTAFKFNSETLAFYLFLATLLAVLTGALGRYVYTKLSFFFFYDESHMEFLAKAEHIILNSEDKENLQNLLNRLEKIKDSRKIPKSVLFGMVRFFKSLGITSEDEQKIAVLYFQYFRFTCYRNLLKSWHIIHIVATIIMFILLIVHILISFKVGYNYINLL
- a CDS encoding radical SAM protein — protein: MFNNVLLIQLPIPQFTFGFKTANIPIGISSIKSYCKTNNITVIDQEFSTYLSDSALINHIKDLNPDLIGFSIFCWNLEKSAYIAKILKEKLKCKIVFGGSEITHDNYNLEKYSNIYDFLVYGEGEEQFFKLINNSISKKSVEYNKIYSENIVNPKIDNCIYIETQRGCPYNCSFCFYNKSSKKSIFIPESNIVEVINYAKSNKINDIFLLDPSLNVRKDLQSLLDKIIELNDKKSLSFYSELRVEKLNEDLVSKFKKANFKEFEIGLQSTNPTALKLMKRACDLTEFTRGVNLLKKYEISPKVDLILGLPGDTPEGFVKSVDFVYEHEFYDNIQVFPLSILPGTDFRKKANDLSLVYQEHGPYTILKTPEFDSTSIQNLMEYAADKFEIEFYPDPDFDCSYKGEIAGTYFKKIIITKIDERIFNFIDKVTSPYQLIFTETIISEHDFIKKVITKFTHANPFTIPEIILFEPDNFIVKKIESFIELSNEFTFPANDLYYSMSKRITNNLITIVSGDLNKLSLIDKFRTVYFLKSITEFNKYTANLTDFEPDCLLIDTILKESQVTNLFNQLNESDFTFDITFSNTENQIIYDELYKGSDLANLEKVKVGIVVI
- a CDS encoding 4Fe-4S binding protein; protein product: MIREMVKIDNDKCDGCGLCVPNCHEGALQIIDGKARLISDLMCDGLGACIGHCPQGAITIEKREAMPYDEIKVLKDNIIPAGKNVLKAHLEHLHEHGETEYLNEALNFLKSENINIPDYKAVKLCSSGGCPGSAIKEIKRESDDSVNAETPSELTQWPVQLHLANPAATYFKNADLLVAADCTAFTIGNFHSKYLKGKKLVIACPKLDSNQDVYLRKIKALIDQAEINTLTVMIMEVPCCGGLVQLVKNAVNDSKRKVPVKLIIVGIEGVIKKNEWI
- a CDS encoding transglutaminase domain-containing protein, which encodes MIRIVFFLLISISLFGNSLEQKIDKYSGKNGEQLKKLQSEVKNDEKVSSAISFLLENMAPNDIGTITAEYLLTNVKSALESRKLEFNNYYDDAIFRHFVLPYRVSQEPLEDYRDNFYKELFPIVKDCKNVEEAVVLVNLWINEKLHFKYTSGRDAGPLTCIRHGWGRCEEYMILFIAAARSVGIPARTVSAPFWNFTDNNHAWVEVYTPEGWKYLGDDNILNDNWVGHTARRATLITSEAFGDYKSDETVQSKNGATLLSSIKNYTFEKKCSIHVFDVNNKPLSDAKVTIYGASYGGLFPMLNTESDENGNVTVPMGTGTVYITASKDGKIAGGVLDMMNSENPELSLKLLNNKLEIQDFNFMFPMPEELKKEFPKSKYHFEDKFSLMKKLMERTRDFDQLKNRKSLRFLEYYEILYKDKPYDQKKEFMEKCDNLHLASDDYLKLFDEIKDDSLSLKILINKILVSSTKDLTEIPNYNKIKDDLYVLKNGFERFSKNYTDSIFIKNVITSGSPSLAIAKNGWELEFSKKLLSVLDKDISKSAEKIKKWVDENLKEDEDYEWSYFSGAINPLNILNIVNVPKGYMTKVLWEGLRLSGIPVRWEGRIEYYDGKEFKAFENNESKKDVKEEKPELLVNVSVDGVDVKAEPFANFLILSDDGGSLYYTYFDGEPKENSFASYYLKKENINYYLIGSTRNDNGDANLKIIPLTGDEKEVKIELTTPKVHTDQSTTFSEETIAKVKDMTKGMEGKKIVIVRGETKIEPEIRMIDHVFNRMESFKKNNVKIAVYSTDRDNKDLLERESSLVSLTGSSIAPEISYLNYPLIFLLDENNELIFSYKGYNMGIGQLLETKTKK
- a CDS encoding PspC domain-containing protein, coding for MEVQMKLKKSYNSIVAGVCAGIAEWLGWDVTLVRIAYVLLSILSAAFPGLMIYIILAIIMPPAES